The nucleotide sequence TGAACCTGCTATCGTCGATTTAGCCGGCCAGTGGGGTGTCGAAATCCAGTCAGCTCAAGGTAAAGTGATTGGTCAACTGCAGCTCGCGCAGGATAAGACGGTCTTGCGAGGTACGTTTTCCAGTGAAAAGGGGGACGGCAAAGTCACTTCTGGTAAGATTGAAAAGTCACAGTTTGAATTCACCGTGGCCATTGGTGCCGGCGAACATTCGATTGAATTGCAGTTTAAAGGCGAACTGGGGAAAGAGTTGAAGCCGGAATCGCTTTCCGGAAAACTGAAGTCGGCCTTTGGGACAGAAACGCAGTGGTCGGCGGTTCGAAAAGTGAAGACGATGGAACCGGTCGTTGAGAATCCGATCCAGCTCTCGCTGGAGGGAATGGACGACGGTGAAGATCTGCTGGCCGATTCTGACAGCGAAGTCCTGGTGGCAGAAAAACCGGTTTTCAAAAACGTAGACCGCCCCAACCTGCATCAGTTTAATACGGAACTCAAGGCCGATCGTATCAGCCAGGCGGTAAATACGGGGGGGAATCTACTGCTGGAAAATGGAACGGTGATCACTGTCACCGGAGAAACAATGCCGCAGACCTCGGTGCTGGTCAAAAAAGGTAAGATTGTTGCCATTGGAAGCGATCTGAAAGTACCTGAGCAGACAACCGTCATTGATGTCACCGGACAGTATGTGATGCCGGGCATCATTGACACCCACAGTCATATCATGATCACAGATGGGATCAATGAGTATTCGCAGTCGATTGTCCCTGAAGTCCGCGTTCGTGATGTCGTGAATACCGCAGACCCGTCTGAGTATCGCGCTTTAGCGGGGGGCGTGACTGCCGCGCGGTTGTTTCATGGTTCGGCAAATGTGATTGGCGGTCAGGATGCGGTTGTGAAGCTCAAACACGGCAAGTCAGCCCGGGAGCATATTCTGCACGATGCTCCTCAAGGGGTGAAATTTGCGTTGGGGGAAAATGTCAAATATCGCACCTCGCGTTTTCCCAATACCCGCATGGGGGTTGAAGCGACGCTGCAACGTGCGTTTCTGGAAGCCATCGATTACCGCCGACAGTGGCAGGAGTATGAAAAGTTACAGAAAAATGAACCGGACATCAAACGGCTGCCTCCTCGACGGGACCTGAGGCTGGAAGCACTGGCAGACATTGTAAACCATGAAAAGTTTATCCATTCGCACTGCTATCGCGCGGATGAAATTCTGATGCTGTTGCGGGTGGCGTCCAATATGGGCATTCGTGTCTGGTCGCTGCAACATGTTCTGGAAGGCTATAAGATCGCTCCCGAGATTCTGGCCCACGGTGCCAGCTGCAGTACATTTTCGGACTGGTGGGCTTATAAAATTGAGGCCTTCGATGCCGTTCCCTATAACGCGGCTCTGTTGAATGAAGCAGGTATTAATACAGTCATCAAAAGTGATGACTGGGAACTGATCCGTCACCTCTATCTGGAAGCCGCCAAGACAGTCCGCTACGGAAACATGTCATTCAACGAAGCACTGCGCACCATCACGATCAATCCTGCCAGGGAATTGGGACTCGATCAGCAGATCGGTTCGATCGAAATCGGTAAAGATGGTGACTTCGCCGTTTTCAGTGGTCATCCTCTGAATGCCTATTCGCGGTGTGAGATGACCATCATCGAGGGAGAAGTCTATTTTGATCGCCGTCAGCAGCCGACAGCAATGACCGAGTCGGCAGAGCGGCGTTCCAAGGCACCTCAAGTATCGATTGCTGCACAGACCGATGCAAAACTGGATTTGCCGGCGGAGGAATTGACTGAGTATGCGATTACCGGCGCGACGCTGCACCCGATTGATCGGGGTGATATTGCCCAGGGGACTGTCATCGTCAAAGATAAGAAGATTACTTATGCAGGGCCTGCAAAATCACTGCCCGCAGGGATGACGGTGATTGATGCTGCAGGACTCCATATTTATCCGGGGATGATTGATTCCGGTTCCACATTAGGATTAACAGAAATCGACAAGGTCCGCGAAACACGAGACTATGCGGAAAGTGGTGATCTGCAGCCCGATTTGCGGACGGGCGTTGCGATTAATCCCGATTCCGAGCTGTTTCCCGTGGCTCGTGCGGGGGGGATCACGACGGTCCTGGTCAGTCCACAGTCCGGTCTGATCTCCGGTCAGGCATCCCTGGTGCAGACAGCGGGCTGGACTGCTCCTGAAATGGTGATGGAACTGGAAGCCGGCCTGCAGATTGACTGGAGTACGAAAGAGGAACGTCAGTCGGAACTGAAGGACTTTATCCGGCAGGCACGCCTGTATCAGAAGCTGAAGCAGCAGACAAAAGAAAAAGGGACACGGGAGCCGGTCACTGATCCCCGGTATGAAGCGTTGATTCCTTATCTGCAACAACAGAAGCCGGTCTTTATTGAGGCAAATTCGCGCGAAGCGATTGCCGGCGCCCTGCTGTTTGCGGCAGAAGAAAAGCTGCGGATTGTGATTACTGGTGGTGCGGATGCCTGGAAACTGGCAGAGGAATTGAAGCAGCGGAAGGTTTCGGTAATCGTCGGTCCTGTGATGCAGAAGCCACAGGACGACTACGATCCTTTCGACGCACCCTATGCGAATCCGGGGCACCTGTATGATGCAGGAGTTCCATTTTGTATTCGTTCTCACAGTGCCTGGAATTCACGGAACACACCGTTTGAAGCCGCGATGGCAGTGGCTTACGGACTGCCTGAGCAGGCTGCTTTGCGATCTGTAACACTCTCTGCAGCAGAAATTCTGGGGATTGACAATCAGGTCGGGTCTCTGACCGCGGGTAAACTGGCGAATCTGATCATTGCCGACGGTTCGCCACTGCAACATACTTCACATATCAAAGCGGTCTGTGTCGGTGGTAAGTTGCTGCCACCGGAAAGTAAACAGACGCGACTGTATGAACGGTACCGTGGTCGTCTGCAGAAGTTGAGAGAATCGCAGGGCGATAAACAGCCTGTACCGATTCCCCTGGAAACTCAGAAAGTGGAACCGGCTAAGAAACCTGCAAATACTAAATAGCAGCTCCGTTTAGCGGACGACGCTGCCTTCGACCTCTTCGATTTTCAAGACATGCATTGTACGACTGAAGCGGTCTGGATTCTTTTTGAATTCTTCACGGGATTCCACGTCCACAAACAGATACAGGTTGTGATCGTAGTAGGCCCCGTATTTTGTATCGCCGGGAATGGCGCGGTCCTGCTTATTCAGAATCACAGGGTCGCAGCCCAGTAATTGCGGGGCATAACGTCCTGGGTCAATCTTGAAGATTTCAAGTTCGGTACGGCTGGAGAGCAGATAGGTAATGCCCTGGTACGGCCAGCTGAATTCTTCTTTGCCTTTCGTCCATTTGCGGTCCCGGGTCAAAGCGATGGGACTGTAGCCTTCCAGGCCGATTCTGGCAGGATCTGTTGCGACGTAAGTTTTTTCTTCGACTTCCTCCTGCACTTCTATCTCAATCGATTCTTCTTCAACCGATTCACTTTCCTGCTGCTTTCGCGCCATCAGTTCCTGTTTACTTTTTCGAGCCAGGTAGACTCTGCGGTCGTTTTCATACCGGGAAGCACCGCGCCCGAGGAAACTTAAGTAGGTGTGTTTCTGCTGCATTCCGCCTGCACGTGTGATGATGGTTCCAGTGGGAGTCAGCAGGATATCACTGGGAAGCGATTTTACGTTGAAACGATCGACCAGTTGCGGATACTGATCACTGTCGATTTTGACACCGATAATGCGTTTACCGAGAATGTTCTTAAGGGTCTGCGTACTTAGAACCGTCTGTTCCATCTGTTTACAGGGGGCACACCAGGATGCATGGAAATGTACGAGCAGCGGAACATCTTTATCTTGTGCGAGTTTTTGCGCAGCCTGAAAGTCATGCAGCCATTCACCGGCGAACGAAGAGCTGATCGATATCGTAAACAGAGTGAACGCAACTGTTACGATTGATACAAATTGGTGTTTCACGTTTTCGTTGGTGAATCGCATGAATAATGTCCCCGCAAATCTTCCAGACTGTGTCCAGTTTTACTGTAGCGTCTCCAGGGCCGTTTGGGCCGAGTTTAACAGGTTGAGAGACGCGATGGTTAAATGTGATTCGCTCTCGATGCATGAACGAACTCACGTTCAGTAAAAACGACAGCAGAGTCATCAATACTCTGATATCTTCGTTTTTATCGGTTGGCTGAGGGGAGGTTGTTGTGAAGTATTACACTCGATTCAGGACGTGCTGTGAGGAATCGAAAAAAAGGCAGGGTCGTAACGGATTTCGTGGAGTGTCAAAAAGCAAACTTAAACCAGCTTAACTAACCGTCACGGGAAAGCTCAGTGGATTGTGTCCTGGGTTTGAGGTGTCGTGTCCGGAATATAGGTGAGAAACTTTTCCAGCAACTCCAGTCCGCATTTGGTGAGAATTGATTCCGGGTGGAACTGTACACCGAATAACGGAGCACTCTGGTGTTCGATGGCCATCGGTATGCCTTCTGCTGTGCGTGCCGTAATCTGCAGTTCGGCTGGCAGGGTTGCTTCATCGATGATCAGCGAGTGATAGCGCGTGGCCGGGAACGGGTCAGGCAGACTGGATAACAGGCGTGAATTATGATGATAGATCAGAGACGTCTGGCCGTGTACGGGTTGTGGTGCTCTGATAATTTTTCCCCCCAGACTGGCGGCGATCGATTGATGCCCGAGGCAGACGCCAAGGATCGGGATCTGTCCGGTAAAGTGACGGACCAGTTCCTGGCTGAGGCCTGCTTCTTCTGGAGTACAGGGGCCCGGTGAGAGAACCAGGGCAGACGGTTTCAGTTCCGTTGCCTGTGCGAGGGTGATCTGATCATTGCGGATGACCTGTGTTTCCTGACCGAGCTCTTCAAAATAGCGTGCCAGGTTAAACACGAAGCTGTCATAGTTATCAATAATCAGGATCATCAAATTAATTCTGTAGCAGTCATTTAATTGTGAAGTGCGGCAATCATCCCCGCCGCCTTATGCAGGGTTTCTTCGTATTCCAGTCGAGGCTGACTTTGAGCGATAATACCGCCTCCCACCGGGAACTGAATCCAGCCCTTCCGCACGGTGAAGGTCCGAATCAGAATGTTGCTGTCGAATTCTCCATTGAGGCCAGCATAAAACAGACAGCCACAATATGGGCCTCGGACCGTGGGCTCGAGTTCGGCGATGATTTCCATTGAACGCACCTTGGGAGCCCCCGTAATGGAACCACCGGGAAAAGAGGCAGCGAGCAGATCCCAGACTGTTTGATCGGGTTTGAGTTGTCCACGAACTTCTGATACCAGGTGTTGTACTGTTTCGTATGTTTCCACTGAGCAGAGGTGGGGCACTCGGATGCTCCCGGGCAGGCAGACGCGCGACAGGTCATTGCGGAGCAGATCGACGATCATCACATTTTCGGCCTGGTCCTTTTCGCTTTCCCGCAGTTCATCACGCGTGAGCAGGTCGGCTTCGGGAACATACTTTCGGCGTCGGGTCCCCTTGATGGGGCGCGTTTCCACTTCGTTCCCAGAGACATTCAGAAAACGTTCAGGGGAAGCGCTGAGGACTGCCCAGTCCTCCCAGCCAAAATAACCGGCAAAAGGAGCGGGATTCTTCGAACGTAAATTCAAATACAGTTCTGCAGGATGAGTGGTAGTTTGACTGAGAAGTCGATGCGAAAAGTTGGCCTGAAAAATATCACCTGCGTTAATGTATTCGATTATACGTGCGACATGATCCTGAAACTGCTGTTTACTGAAATTGCTGAAGATATGAGGATAACCTTCCAGCGGAAATGCAGAAGAAATCGCTTCCCGAGGCAGTGGAGGCTCCGTATTCCACTGCGGCAGCGGATCGATCCTGCTGCTACGATCAAAGAGGACTGAATCAATGCGTGCTTTGACAGACTGACAGCGTTGGGTCGCTCGTTCGTAGCTCTGTGAATTCAGACTCTCGTCAAATCCCTGGACGATCAGCCAGGCGCGATGCTGGTGATGATCCCAGGCGACGACCCAGTCGTAAAAGCCGACGGCGAAATCGGGGAGCTGAAATTCATCTTGTGGTGCGCGGGGAAAATCCTCCCAGCAGCGCCCCAGTTCGTAGGAGAGTAACCCGGCGAACCCACCCTGAAAAGGGGGCAGTCCCGGAACCGATTCGACGTGATGACGTGCCTGTACTTCGCGCATCAGCGCAAAGGGATCTGTTCCCAGTTCAGCGGTCTGAATTTGAGTCCGCGTGAGAGGATTGCACATTAAGTACGAAAAGTGGCCCTGCGAGGAGGACTGGCGGGCACTGTCCAGAACCAGCAGGTTGTCCTCGCCGGCGAACTCGAGCAGCAGTTGTTCCAGGTCCGGACAGGGGATCAGTTCTTCCACAAGCGGGAGCTGGTCCGCGATGGGGCTCCCCTGCTCTTGAGACAGATCCTGAGATAATTTTCCAGACATGATGCATCTATATTGAATAAAAACACGCTGTGAGCAACCGACAAACAAGGGCCACCAGGCCCACAGTATAACAGGACCCGAATCGAGAAGGAATCATCAGCGAGGTCCACATTGCGTGTCTTCACCCTGCTCGCGGCGGCGGTCCAGTGCGCTGAGTTCCGCCTGCGTTAAGAAGCCCCAGTTTAAGGGCTGATCCTGCTGATATTGTTTTCCCAAGGTTAATGCCGTCATTGCTTTACACATTTCGTAGCCCAGATAAAAGGCATGCGATGCATCCAGATCTTTCGGATGGGCTGCCTGGAACTGATCAAAGAGTTCAAACGGATCGGTGCCTTTCCAGTAGCCATCCCGGTTCATGATGTGTAAAGCATTTTCTTCTGCAAAAATCCGATAGTTCGGGTCCCGGATCTGAGCTGCCAGGTTCTCCAATGCTTCTGAGCCGAGTTCTTTGAGCTTCGGATCGCGCAGCATGACCAGTTGGTAATCGACGTGCTTCGGGAGTGTCTGATTATCGATGGCATACTTGACCAGACGCCGGGCGTGATCGAATTCGGCGATCGCACTGCGGGCCCAGTTAATGACTTCGGTTGCGAGAACGCTATGAATTTTCAATTCCTGGCAAAACGCAGCCAGCAGCACGTTCATGCCGGCAGTATCCACTTCTGTCAGTTCGGTCAGATTGCCGATACCCATCATGATTTTCACATCCGGAAATTCTTTGCGGGCTCGATAGAAGCGTTCCAGAGATGCTGCAAAGCCATAACCGATCGGTTCGAGGATCGGGTCGATGCGAAAGGGCGTGTTCTGTTTTGTGAGTTGATCCACGATCGTGTGCAGCGACTCAAAATCGCTGGGGACATCGGGGATGGCGACGACTTCGACGCCCAGTCTGGAAACCCAGTCCAGGTTGGTGTGGTTACAGCTCAGAATGAGTTCTGCTCCGTTTGCGACCGCTGCTTCTACTTCGGTGCGTTCAAAACTGTCGATCGAAATCCGATGGCCTGCCGCGACCAGTTTCTTGACAATTTCTCCCGTGCGAGCCCAGCTTTCTCCGGGAACACAGCCGACGTCGATCAGGTCTGCACCATTATCGCGATAATGGTCTGCCTGGCGCAGTATTTCTTCGTCGGTCAGAAAAGGAGCATGATTGATTTCTGCCAGAATTTCGATGTCAAACCGGGAGAGATCTTTAGGGGGACGATCTGCCTGTCCGAAATATTCGGGCAGGTCAAAATGATCTTTGGGACCTCGTTTGAAGGGAACGCCGAAATGATCGGTGAGCGTCTGCAGATCTCCTTTGCAGAGTCCGGGCAACATGACCCAGTCGATCCCTGCAGGAATGGTAAGCCTGCGCTGGATCAGTGGGACATGCATCAGGGCGGCGACCTGGACATTCAAAACGACGACCTCAAACTCAAAGCCGACCCGAGGGGCCAGTTTGTCTAAGACGCCACGTAATGAAAATTCAGCCAGCCTGCCGGTTACGAACAGGATGCGTTCCTGTTTCATCGTTGATCTTTCTTCAAAGCTGCATCCTGTTATCTCTGGTCAATCAAAATCGATGGATTTGATTTCAATCAGTGGACCCATTTTTTAGGATATCCGTCCAGCGCGGAATCTGCTTCCGGTTGCCAGAGTACCGTTTCTTCAATTTTTTTCGCGAGGCTGATGTCTTTCCCTGTGATGGCGTGCACTTTGTGTGTCTGCAGTTTCACTGTGACCGCTGCATAGCCAACACTCAGGTCTGGATGATGATTTCCTGCTTCTGCCAGATATCCGATTGTGTTGACCAGCATCAAAGTATGCGCCCAGCCGGGAGTGCCATATTTTCTGCGAATCCAGCCATCGCGGAGTTCCCAGTTGGAGTAAGTGTTCAGGAATTCCTGGATTTCGGCCTCAGTGAGAGCTTGATCTTCACTCATGATTCCCCCTGTTTTTCTAATCCTGTCGGATGATGATTCGGTCAAACCAGTTTGAGATTCAGCCGATATTATTATTAACCTGTTTCCAGAGACTGATGCAGTAGCCGAGCTTCCTTTTTTATGGCAAGCTCAGTCAGTACAGGCAGTTATCCCGGTAAACAGGACAGCTTGATTGCTACTGTACTGCATTTTGGCTCTGTTTTAAATGGGGCACCGGGCGGGATTTTCACAACAATGTTAAGAATACAGATGAAAATGAATCGAACTAAACCTATGCTTCAAAAGGTTTAAGTGCAAAAAGCAGGCTACACTTTGCGTCTCTGGCAGAGTAGAATAACAGACAGAGGAGTTGACTGGCTCGCCATCAGGTAATCTCCCTCCCTCCCTTATTTTCCCACCACGGTTTCACTGAGAAAGAGTTGAAAATGAAGCGGCCTTGGATTCTGTTTCATCCATCATCAAAATCTGGCTTGGCATCAGGCATCTGCTGGTTAACCGTTTTTGTTTTTTCTGCGTTGTCAGCACCCGGTTTGAGCGTTGCTGCCAATAATAAAAAAATTCCTGCCGAGCAGATTGAGTTTTTCGAAAAAGAAATTCGTCCGGTTCTGGTGAAACGCTGTCATGCCTGTCATGGTGCTAAAAAACAGGAAGCGAGCCTGCGTCTCGACACTCACGCCTGGATGATGAAAGGCAGTGATTCCGGCGCAGCGGTTGTACCGGGAGATCCTCTCAAGAGTCGTATTATTCAGGTCATCCAGTACCATGACGATGACAGTCAGATGCCTCCTGAGAAAAAAATGCCGGACAATGAAATCGCGGCATTGACGCGTTGGGTGAAAATGGGCACGCCCTGGCCGTTTTCTGAGAAGGATGCCAAGCTGGCTCCCACCAATGGCGCTTATGATTATGAAACGCTGGCAGAAAGCCACTGGTCATTTCAGCCTGTGACGAAACCACAACTGCCTGAAGTAAAAGATTCGCAGCGGGTCTCATCGCCGGTTGATCCGTTCGTCATCAAACGTCTTGAAGAGAAAGGCCTGAGTCTGTCACCTGCCGTTGATCGCCGCAAACTGATTCGTCGCGCGACCGTCGATCTGATCGGCCTGCCTCCCACTTATCAGGAAGTGGAAGCATTCGTGAATGATCAATCACCGGATGCTTACGAAAAGCTGATTGATCGTCTGCTGGCTTCTCCCCATTATGGAGAACGCTGGGGTCGGCACTGGCTGGATGTAGCCCGCTATGCGGATACCAAAGGTTATGTGTTTACCTCGGAACGTCGCTAC is from Gimesia maris and encodes:
- the pabB gene encoding aminodeoxychorismate synthase component I, encoding MSGKLSQDLSQEQGSPIADQLPLVEELIPCPDLEQLLLEFAGEDNLLVLDSARQSSSQGHFSYLMCNPLTRTQIQTAELGTDPFALMREVQARHHVESVPGLPPFQGGFAGLLSYELGRCWEDFPRAPQDEFQLPDFAVGFYDWVVAWDHHQHRAWLIVQGFDESLNSQSYERATQRCQSVKARIDSVLFDRSSRIDPLPQWNTEPPLPREAISSAFPLEGYPHIFSNFSKQQFQDHVARIIEYINAGDIFQANFSHRLLSQTTTHPAELYLNLRSKNPAPFAGYFGWEDWAVLSASPERFLNVSGNEVETRPIKGTRRRKYVPEADLLTRDELRESEKDQAENVMIVDLLRNDLSRVCLPGSIRVPHLCSVETYETVQHLVSEVRGQLKPDQTVWDLLAASFPGGSITGAPKVRSMEIIAELEPTVRGPYCGCLFYAGLNGEFDSNILIRTFTVRKGWIQFPVGGGIIAQSQPRLEYEETLHKAAGMIAALHN
- a CDS encoding amidohydrolase family protein; translation: MSYLRIFCLLSVFSLQTLPRLAEAQAVRNVGFEPTVFALTGARVVTQPDKTLENATILIREGLIENVGMDLKIPADADVIDCTGLVIYPGFIDAASSELLNKDIKAPQPSERKVDFGRYALAATRPDNRNYLSPEFLANEAVVRKKNSFEKYQKAGFTAVHLLPQGKIASGQGTLLSTSELPVREATLVKSTMSTFRLYAPRGDVYPTTLMGALAHLRQTLLDTQHYEQHWDLYQEQSAFIKRPPSDPAYAELKDVLHGKKTPVFTADSRDEILRTLDFCAEFHLKPVIYGGEEAYLCLDRLKNESSGLIIRLNIPEKPKVKEPEDEKKLTTKFSDPVRVQQEKLRLWKEQIQGLSQLAESGLPVAVSSESMKKHVEDVLPQLRVAVKEGLSADQALRFLTQDAATLLGMESRLGTIDAGKLAHLTVMSGSWEKSETKVRYLFVDGLKLDFEEKKKEDKEDKPESGAKEKPEPAIVDLAGQWGVEIQSAQGKVIGQLQLAQDKTVLRGTFSSEKGDGKVTSGKIEKSQFEFTVAIGAGEHSIELQFKGELGKELKPESLSGKLKSAFGTETQWSAVRKVKTMEPVVENPIQLSLEGMDDGEDLLADSDSEVLVAEKPVFKNVDRPNLHQFNTELKADRISQAVNTGGNLLLENGTVITVTGETMPQTSVLVKKGKIVAIGSDLKVPEQTTVIDVTGQYVMPGIIDTHSHIMITDGINEYSQSIVPEVRVRDVVNTADPSEYRALAGGVTAARLFHGSANVIGGQDAVVKLKHGKSAREHILHDAPQGVKFALGENVKYRTSRFPNTRMGVEATLQRAFLEAIDYRRQWQEYEKLQKNEPDIKRLPPRRDLRLEALADIVNHEKFIHSHCYRADEILMLLRVASNMGIRVWSLQHVLEGYKIAPEILAHGASCSTFSDWWAYKIEAFDAVPYNAALLNEAGINTVIKSDDWELIRHLYLEAAKTVRYGNMSFNEALRTITINPARELGLDQQIGSIEIGKDGDFAVFSGHPLNAYSRCEMTIIEGEVYFDRRQQPTAMTESAERRSKAPQVSIAAQTDAKLDLPAEELTEYAITGATLHPIDRGDIAQGTVIVKDKKITYAGPAKSLPAGMTVIDAAGLHIYPGMIDSGSTLGLTEIDKVRETRDYAESGDLQPDLRTGVAINPDSELFPVARAGGITTVLVSPQSGLISGQASLVQTAGWTAPEMVMELEAGLQIDWSTKEERQSELKDFIRQARLYQKLKQQTKEKGTREPVTDPRYEALIPYLQQQKPVFIEANSREAIAGALLFAAEEKLRIVITGGADAWKLAEELKQRKVSVIVGPVMQKPQDDYDPFDAPYANPGHLYDAGVPFCIRSHSAWNSRNTPFEAAMAVAYGLPEQAALRSVTLSAAEILGIDNQVGSLTAGKLANLIIADGSPLQHTSHIKAVCVGGKLLPPESKQTRLYERYRGRLQKLRESQGDKQPVPIPLETQKVEPAKKPANTK
- a CDS encoding DUF6513 domain-containing protein, whose translation is MKQERILFVTGRLAEFSLRGVLDKLAPRVGFEFEVVVLNVQVAALMHVPLIQRRLTIPAGIDWVMLPGLCKGDLQTLTDHFGVPFKRGPKDHFDLPEYFGQADRPPKDLSRFDIEILAEINHAPFLTDEEILRQADHYRDNGADLIDVGCVPGESWARTGEIVKKLVAAGHRISIDSFERTEVEAAVANGAELILSCNHTNLDWVSRLGVEVVAIPDVPSDFESLHTIVDQLTKQNTPFRIDPILEPIGYGFAASLERFYRARKEFPDVKIMMGIGNLTELTEVDTAGMNVLLAAFCQELKIHSVLATEVINWARSAIAEFDHARRLVKYAIDNQTLPKHVDYQLVMLRDPKLKELGSEALENLAAQIRDPNYRIFAEENALHIMNRDGYWKGTDPFELFDQFQAAHPKDLDASHAFYLGYEMCKAMTALTLGKQYQQDQPLNWGFLTQAELSALDRRREQGEDTQCGPR
- a CDS encoding anthranilate synthase component II codes for the protein MILIIDNYDSFVFNLARYFEELGQETQVIRNDQITLAQATELKPSALVLSPGPCTPEEAGLSQELVRHFTGQIPILGVCLGHQSIAASLGGKIIRAPQPVHGQTSLIYHHNSRLLSSLPDPFPATRYHSLIIDEATLPAELQITARTAEGIPMAIEHQSAPLFGVQFHPESILTKCGLELLEKFLTYIPDTTPQTQDTIH
- a CDS encoding 4a-hydroxytetrahydrobiopterin dehydratase, encoding MSEDQALTEAEIQEFLNTYSNWELRDGWIRRKYGTPGWAHTLMLVNTIGYLAEAGNHHPDLSVGYAAVTVKLQTHKVHAITGKDISLAKKIEETVLWQPEADSALDGYPKKWVH
- a CDS encoding thioredoxin domain-containing protein, with the protein product MRFTNENVKHQFVSIVTVAFTLFTISISSSFAGEWLHDFQAAQKLAQDKDVPLLVHFHASWCAPCKQMEQTVLSTQTLKNILGKRIIGVKIDSDQYPQLVDRFNVKSLPSDILLTPTGTIITRAGGMQQKHTYLSFLGRGASRYENDRRVYLARKSKQELMARKQQESESVEEESIEIEVQEEVEEKTYVATDPARIGLEGYSPIALTRDRKWTKGKEEFSWPYQGITYLLSSRTELEIFKIDPGRYAPQLLGCDPVILNKQDRAIPGDTKYGAYYDHNLYLFVDVESREEFKKNPDRFSRTMHVLKIEEVEGSVVR